A stretch of the Parabacteroides timonensis genome encodes the following:
- a CDS encoding MalY/PatB family protein yields MKQYNFDEVIERRGTNCVKYDGLKERYGNENLTPLWVADMDFRTPDFIVNAIKKRCEHEIFGYTFGSDSYYQSIIEWVDYKQKWKIKREWLSYIPGIVKGIGFVIQCFTKPGDKVIIQPPVYHPFRIVPESMKREVVNNPLKLVNGVYEMDFEHLESVIDEQCKVLILCNPHNPGGIVWKKDTLVKLAEICAKHNILVISDEIHAEMAYPQFSHHPFATVSEAAASCSITFMAPSKTFNIAGIVTSYSIVPDEKIRKEFYKFLEAGELGDGTIFAYTATEAAYTYGAEWLQQMRMYIMENVRFVDEFFKAKLPKIKVYPPQASFLVWLDCRDLKLSQEDLVKLFQEKAGLLLNDGSMFGPGGEGYMRLNIGCPRSILDTALNALKKAIDKK; encoded by the coding sequence ATGAAACAATACAACTTCGATGAAGTAATTGAACGCCGCGGCACCAATTGCGTCAAATATGACGGCCTGAAAGAGCGGTATGGCAATGAGAACCTGACTCCTCTATGGGTTGCCGATATGGATTTCCGGACACCGGACTTTATTGTAAATGCTATTAAAAAGCGTTGCGAACACGAAATATTCGGCTACACTTTCGGATCTGATTCTTACTATCAAAGTATTATAGAATGGGTAGATTATAAACAAAAATGGAAAATTAAACGGGAATGGCTCAGCTACATCCCGGGTATTGTGAAAGGTATTGGCTTTGTGATCCAATGCTTCACCAAACCTGGCGATAAAGTGATTATACAACCACCTGTATATCATCCTTTCCGCATTGTTCCAGAAAGTATGAAACGTGAAGTCGTCAATAACCCGTTAAAACTGGTGAACGGCGTTTACGAAATGGATTTCGAACATCTTGAATCTGTCATTGATGAACAATGTAAAGTATTGATCCTTTGTAATCCTCATAACCCGGGCGGTATTGTCTGGAAGAAAGACACATTGGTTAAACTTGCAGAAATCTGTGCAAAGCATAATATTCTTGTAATCTCCGATGAGATACATGCAGAAATGGCTTACCCACAATTCAGTCATCACCCGTTTGCGACCGTATCAGAAGCTGCTGCTTCCTGCAGTATCACTTTCATGGCCCCAAGTAAAACATTCAATATAGCAGGTATCGTAACTTCCTATTCTATTGTGCCTGACGAAAAAATAAGAAAGGAGTTTTATAAATTTCTGGAAGCCGGAGAGTTAGGCGACGGTACGATCTTTGCTTATACAGCAACAGAGGCCGCTTATACCTATGGTGCCGAATGGTTGCAACAGATGCGGATGTATATAATGGAAAATGTCCGTTTCGTCGACGAATTCTTCAAAGCAAAACTCCCGAAGATTAAAGTATATCCACCACAAGCATCATTCCTCGTCTGGCTGGATTGCCGTGATCTGAAATTAAGCCAGGAAGATTTGGTCAAGCTATTTCAGGAAAAAGCAGGTTTGTTGTTAAATGATGGAAGTATGTTCGGTCCCGGCGGGGAAGGTTATATGCGATTGAATATCGGCTGTCCACGCTCCATACTGGATACGGCATTAAACGCTTTAAAAAAAGCCATCGATAAAAAATAA